TTCTACAATACGGATCACAGTATTTGGAAGAATCGGCAGTCGACTTGGACAAAAACCAACGTAAACACCCATATTACCACCGTCACGACAAGTTCACGCATCTCCGAAATCAAATTGGCGAAGATCTGGCGAAATTGTCACGGGTTCGATTTTCCTTCGTTCTATCTGGAGCTTGTGGTGATCGAGGCACTTACAAAGTTTTGGGATTCAAGCCTGGAAAGTCGATTTATTCGGATACTTGAGTACATCGCGAACAGATTCCAAAATGCTAGATTTGTTGATCCGGCCAACACTGCGAACACTATTTCAGACGATCTTACGATTGCGGAAAAGGCAGCTGTCGCGAACCGTGCGACCCAGTCGCTGCGAGATTTACAAACAGATTGGAGGCAGGTCATATGGTGAAACCGATTAAGCTGTCCGAACTATTTTTGAACTTACAGTCAGAAATGTCGGCGTCACTTGGAATCATGCAGCTTCAGCATGGACCGACCAAAGGTGATTATACCGAGCTCAACTGGCTCGAGCTTTTGCAGACTTATTTGCCGAAGCGGTACTGCGCCGAAAAAGCGTTTGTGATTGATGCAGAAGGAATGATTTCGGAGGCAATCGATATTGTTGTATTCGACAATCACTTTTCGCCCTTCCTTCTGAACAAACACGGCGTAAAGTTCGTACCTGCGGAGAGCGTGTATGCGGTGTTTGAAGTGAAGCAAGAGATCAGCCCTGAAAACATTCGATATGCGGCGAAGAAGGCGAAATCGGTTAGAAAATTGAAACGCAGTTCGGCGACGATAAATAACGCCGGCACTATCGTTGCTCCGAAAACTCACAGCAAAATTCTTGCTGGAATACTTACGACATTTTCAGCTTGGAATCGGAAAAAATTCGAATCTCATCTCAGGTTGAATGTTGGAAAGCTTAGAGGGGATTCGACTTTGGAGATCGGTTGTTGCTTACGTGCGGGAAGCT
The window above is part of the Deltaproteobacteria bacterium genome. Proteins encoded here:
- a CDS encoding nucleotidyltransferase; protein product: MSPDQYLNLVLMSHPPNANTLAARFLLDPIITSWAGTHLNSIVQSGSTAKGTSVKGGSDLDVFVSIKASCPANLGVIYSTLGKALTTAGFSTRKQRVSIGVTINGMSVDITPGQQQPGFYNTDHSIWKNRQSTWTKTNVNTHITTVTTSSRISEIKLAKIWRNCHGFDFPSFYLELVVIEALTKFWDSSLESRFIRILEYIANRFQNARFVDPANTANTISDDLTIAEKAAVANRATQSLRDLQTDWRQVIW